A region of Rhodamnia argentea isolate NSW1041297 chromosome 9, ASM2092103v1, whole genome shotgun sequence DNA encodes the following proteins:
- the LOC115728782 gene encoding LOW QUALITY PROTEIN: MAG2-interacting protein 2-like (The sequence of the model RefSeq protein was modified relative to this genomic sequence to represent the inferred CDS: deleted 1 base in 1 codon) has product MGEKEGEVLYEIRRHASGPCVSNYPPQQVNEASSGSFLSLISGVSRLKQKWNEYREPRKLKKLISLFVSPSGEHVAVAVGNRITILHKKDDYREPCGIFINRSFCTFTAGAWSDYHDVLGVADDSETLYFIKSNGDEIGRIMRRHLRVPLPIISLIAPDDHDMQKSSLCGFTVVTCDGSLQHIEICQDSTASVSSTQYLNTSSTLKGQLHDIICLDYHPKLFLLAAVGRDVGGLSLSKGSSGCYVLSFWHRNATSDLEHLYAAEFKGVYSLPKGYQCHQSYPKVLISPRGTFAAALDVAGEMHIFRRDTKGLSLVNSSLGGRSEVQELLSGTVDFTWWSDYVVTVTKRGGVTTMIDVTNGLNVKDSDPAYSISVLQRVQEVEGQLFLIETTPSDNSAINRQKNGSYIVEQITEYNFDQFDLSRLQWSLISFSEKSIQEMYRILISNKKYEAAMEFAYHHGLDRDDVMKSQWLHSDQGKHAIKDFLIMITDQDFVLAQCVEKVGSTEDAAKALLEHGLRLTDQYVFSKLEDENRVIWDRRMTRLQLLQYRDRLETYMGINMGRFSVQDYFKFRDMPLNDAAVKLAESGKIGALNLLFKRHPYSLIPFMLEILAAIPETVPVQTYKQLLPGSRPPTNIVLREEDWVESEKMVNFIQKLPMDDEAAFKFKTEPIVKRCLAYCWLPTDEILSWYKKRAIDIDSFSGQLDNCLCLVDVGRSTGINALQHLYEDISYLNQLIYTDDVDADLNISLSLVAWEDLSDYEKFKMMLKGVKVETVIERLHNRAMPFMQNRLHGAALFSEDEVESFLVRWLKEMALENKLDLCLVVIDEGCRDFGHNGFFKDEVEAVDSTLQCICRCSSTNQWSNMAAILSKLPQVQGNADLEGRLKLAEAHIEAGRILAFYQVPKPINLFLEAHSDEKAVKQIFRLILSKFVRRQAGQSDNDWASMWRDMQSLREKAFTFLDAEYMLIEFCKGLLKAGKFSLARNYLKGTSTVALAPEKAENLVIQAAREYFFSASTLASSEIWKAKECLNLFPGSSAVKAENDIIDALTTKLPRFGVTLLPMQFRQIKDPMEIIKMVITSQPGAYLDVDEIIEVSKLLGLRSKDDISAVEEAIAREAAVAGDLQLAFDLCLVLVKKGHGLVWDLCAAIARGPGLENMDVNSRKLLLGFALSNCDEESIGELLHAWKDLDMQGQCETLMTLTGTGPNFSVKSALVNSNPVELTEGASSLTAGKVPINRSTTDDRLVHLSSTENIVLSVARDLPLETGSMWDSLLENERISSFAASELPWLIQLSRTVGSNKKLNSGLIFGENYVNVRAYAGATIMSWLAKYGFAPRDDLIVSLAKSVIESQATEWEDILGCSVLLNLVDAFNGVEVIEEELKRRQNYQEICSIMNVGMKYGLLHNSGVECEDFNGRRELLQRFFKEKHMPVSSDEIEKFGNVQSTFWREWKLKLEERKHVADHSRVLEQIIPGVDTARFLSGDTGYIESVVYSLIESVKMERKHILKDLLKLANMYSLNRSEVLLRFLSSVLVSDIWTNDDITAEIAEVRGEIVGFGQRTVETISMMVYPVIEGHKKHRLAYLYSLISDCCMQLDEKKESLPLIHPDQAIITSSGLARFYKVIEQECRNISFVKDLNFKNIVGLGGLNLECFQDEVYRNIDEHSVEALANMVQALVSLYAGIPPEGLISWQDVYKYYILSLLMPLVGDERTNFTVERPETYQGFIGQVEHKYEMCRKYIKLLTDSDFFEIMKRFFIVSIPNTATRGSLLDTSAWQECLILLMNFFIRLTEDIEEVSCHKRSGEILRFNPTYFMKCLKSFTRLVIEDSVSPSQGWGTILGCINSDFMEGVAAESSIFCRAMIFSGCGFGVISEVFSEAEVLCSSSLEAEKGMQGLPALYVSILEPILQGLASEVPEYQNLCNLLSSLSKLEGDMENQKRVRRMVWERMADYSNDLKLPGHVRVYALELMQSIVGRPIKSTFSQQQLNVLPWEGWDELHDTGERRVTSPSQGVSDYPDTSNRFTSTLVALRSSQIMAPICPSLEITPDDLLDIDTAVSCFSKLCRAADTDSYLKALVAVLAEWEGLFVVGKDGKNSAEVTDAGNDWENDDWNEGWESFQEVEPLNTENKGSSLSLHPLHVCWSELIQRHVALSLFGEVLQFLDLSLSKPNGILLDEDNARSLCEMVLGRDFLWAFKMMMLLPYGDLQLNCLDAVEEKLKQEGMTDGIGKDLDVLILMLYSGVISKIISGSLYDSSFSYICYLVGYFSRQCQEACLLRLAHKETSSSEDERPSLIVFERILLPIFICELVKADQKMLAGFIITKYMHTNASLCLINIAEAGLRSFLEGQLNELHHGDFDLKTTFPDIALRHAISSLLGRLVDLIPSALSFLSER; this is encoded by the exons ATGGGCGAGAAGGAAGGAGAAGTGCTCTACGAGATTCGTCGTCACGCGTCAGGGCCTTGCGTTTCCAATTATCCTCCTCAGCAG GTGAATGAGGCTTCGAGTGGGAGCTTCCTCTCCTTGATTTCAG GCGTGAGCCGACTTAAACAGAAATGGAACGAGTACAGGGAGCCCAGGAAGCTGAAAAAACTGATTTCATTGTTCGTCTCACCGAGTGGCGAGCACGTTGCCGTGGCCGTTGGAAATCGCATAACCATTCTGCACAAGAAGGACGATTACCGGGAACCTTGTGGAATCTTTATCA ATAGAAGCTTCTGTACCTTTACTGCTGGAGCCTGGTCAGATTATCATGATGTTCTTGGAGTTGCTGATGACTCTGAGACACTGTACTTTATCAAATCAAACGGTGACGAGATAGGGAGAATTATGAGAAGACACCTGAGAGTGCCTCTACCAATAATTAGCTTGATTGCACCTGACGATCACGATATGCAGAAATCTTCCTT GTGCGGCTTTACGGTTGTTACATGTGATGGTTCTCTTCAGCATATTGAGATTTGTCAAGATTCAACTGCCTCTGTTTCTTCCACTCAATACTTGAATACTAGTTCAACACTAAAGGGGCAGTTGCATGATATCATCTGTCTCGACTaccatcctaaactttttttgcttGCCGCGGTGGGTAGAGATGTTGGGGGCTTGTCTCTGTCCAAGGGTAGCTCTG GATGCTATGTGCTCTCTTTCTGGCATAGAAATGCCACGTCGGATCTGGAACATCTATACGCTGCTGAGTTTAAAGGTGTCTATTCATTACCGAAAGGTTACCAATGTCACCAATCATATCCAAAGGTGTTGATTTCACCGCGAGGCACATTTGCAGCTGCTTTGGATGTGGCTGGAGAGATGCACATTTTTAGGCGGGATACTAAGGGGCTTTCTTTGGTGAATAGCTCTCTAGGCGGAAGAAGTGAAGTACAGGAACTCCTCAGTGGTACAGTGGATTTTACTTGGTGGTCCGATTATGTTGTTACTGTTACAAAAAGGGGTGGAGTAACCACTATGATTGATGTGACAAATGGTTTAAATGTAAAGGATAGTGACCCTGCATATAGTATCTCAGTCTTACAAAGAGTGCAGGAGGTCGAAGGACAATTATTTCTTATAGAGACGACACCATCTGACAACTCAGCTATTAATAGGCAGAAAAATGGCTCATACATCGTAGAGCAGATTACTGAATATAACTTTGATCAATTTGATCTATCTAGGCTCCAATGGAGCTTGATATCATTTTCTGAGAAATCTATCCAGGAGATGTATAGAATCTTAATTTCGAATAAGAAGTATGAGGCTGCCATGGAGTTTGCATATCATCATGGGTTGGATAGGGACGATGTTATGAAGTCACAATGGTTGCATTCTGACCAAGGAAAGCATGCAATAAAAGATTTCTTGATTATGATCACAGATCAGGACTTTGTACTAGCTCAATGTGTTGAGAAAGTTGGTTCAACAGAAGATGCTGCCAAGGCCTTGCTTGAGCATGGTCTGCGCCTTACCGACCAGTATGTTTTTTCAAAGTTGGAGGATGAAAATCGTGTCATTTGGGATCGCCGTATGACTAGACTTCAGTTATTGCAATACAGGGACAGGTTGGAGACATATATGGGGATCAACATGGGCAG GTTTTCTGTGCAGGACTATTTTAAATTCCGTGACATGCCTCTGAATGATGCAGCTGTAAAACTAGCTGAAAGTGGGAAAATTGGTGCCCTCAACCTATTGTTCAAGCGTCATCCTTATTCTTTAATTCCTTTCATGTTGGAAATTCTTGCTGCAATTCCTGAAACAGTTCCAGTGCAGACATATAAGCAGCTTCTTCCAGGGAGTCGGCCTCCTACTAATATTGTTTTGAGGGAAGAAGATTGGGTTGAATCTGAGAAGATGGTAAACTTCATCCAGAAATTGCCGATGGATGATGAGGCTGCtttcaaatttaaaactgaaCCTATTGTCAAGCGATGCCTAGCATATTGTTGGCTGCCAACTGATGAAATCTTAAGCTGGTATAAGAAGAGGGCTATAGATATTGATAGTTTCAGCGGGCAGCTTGACAACTGCCTCTGCTTAGTTGATGTTGGTCGGAGCACAGGCATCAATGCATTGCAGCACCTCTATGAGGATATTTCATACTTGAACCAGCTTATTTACACAGATGATGTCGATGCTGACTTGAATATTAGTCTGAGTCTTGTTGCATGGGAGGACTTGTCAGATTAtgagaagttcaaaatgatgCTCAAGGGAGTCAAGGTTGAAACTGTGATTGAGAGGTTACACAACAGAGCAATGCCCTTTATGCAAAATAGGTTACATGGAGCAGCTTTGTTTTCTGAAGATGAGGTTGAGTCATTTTTGGTTAGATGGCTGAAGGAGATGGCTTTGGAAAATAAGTTAGATCTTTGCTTGGTGGTCATTGATGAAGGATGCAGAGATTTTGGACATAATGGCTTTTTCAAGGATGAGGTTGAAGCTGTGGACAGCACTCTGCAATGCATATGTCGATGCTCCAGTACCAATCAATGGAGTAACATGGCTGCCATATTGTCAAAGCTTCCACAGGTGCAAG GTAATGCTGATCTTGAGGGAAGACTCAAGCTGGCAGAAGCCCACATAGAAGCAGGGAGAATATTGGCATTTTACCAG GTTCCAAAGCCAATAAAC CTTTTTCTGGAGGCACATTCAGATGAAAAAGCTGTGAAGCAGATATTCCGCCTCATACTGTCCAAATTTGTTCGTCGCCAAGCTGGCCAATCAGATAATGATTGGGCAAGTATGTGGCGTGATATGCAGTCATTGCGTGAGAAGGCATTTACTTTTCTTGATGCAGAGTATATGTTGATTGAATTTTGCAAAGGACTGCTAAAGGCTGGCAAGTTCTCTCTTGCTAGAAATTACTTGAAGGGTACAAGTACAGTTGCTTTGGCACCAGAAAAGGCCGAGAACCTCGTTATTCAAGCAGCCAGAGAGTATTTTTTCTCTGCATCCACTCTTGCTTCCTCAGAA ATCTGGAAGGCCAAGGAATGTTTGAATCTGTTTCCTGGCAGCAGTGCAGTTAAAGCAGAGAATGATATAATTGATGCACTTACAACCAAGCTTCCAAGGTTTGGCGTGACTCTTCTACCTATGCAATTCAGGCAAATAAAAGATCCAATGGAGATTATTAAAATGGTGATAACAAGTCAGCCTGGAGCTTATTTAGATGTAGATGAAATAATTGAGGTGTCCAAGCTTCTTGGATTAAGGTCTAAGGATGACATATCAGCTGTTGAGGAAGCTATTGCTAGAGAAGCTGCAGTTGCTGGTGATCTGCAATTGGCATTTGATCTATGCCTCGTTTTGGTTAAAAAAGGACATGGTCTCGTGTGGGACCTATGTGCTGCTATAGCTAGAGGTCCTGGCCTTGAAAACATGGATGTTAATTCCCGAAAATTGCTGTTAGGTTTTGCTCTAAGCAACTGTGATGAGGAGTCCATTGGTGAGCTGCTCCATGCATGGAAAGACCTAGATATGCAAGGCCAGTGTGAAACCTTGATGACTTTGACAGGGACTGGTCCCAACTTTTCAGTTAAAAGTGCCCTGGTGAACTCGAATCCAGTGGAGCTGACTGAAGGAGCTTCTAGTTTGACTGCTGGCAAAGTACCTATTAATAGAAGTACAACAGATGATCGATTAGTTCATCTTAGTAGTACTGAAAATATAGTTCTTAGTGTTGCTAGAGACTTGCCACTTGAGACTGGGAGTATGTGGGACTCTCTTCTGGAGAATGAGAGGATATCATCTTTTGCTGCTTCAGAACTTCCCTGGTTGATTCAATTAAGTAGGACAGTGGGAtccaataaaaaattgaattctggCTTAATTTTCGGAGAAAATTATGTAAATGTTAGAGCCTATGCTGGGGCCACCATAATGTCATGGCTAGCAAAATATGGTTTTGCTCCCAGAGATGATCTGATTGTCTCTCTGGCAAAGTCAGTCATTGAATCACAGGCGACTGAGTGGGAAGACATATTGGGATGCTCAGTCCTGTTGAACCTTGTGGATGCCTTTAATGGTGTAGAAGTAATTGAGGAAGAGCTGAAAAGAAGGCAGAATTACCAAGAAATATGTAGCATTATGAATGTGGGGATGAAATATGGTTTATTGCACAACTCTGGAGTGGAGTGTGAGGATTTCAACGGGAGGAGGGAGCTGCTACAGAGGTTTTTCAAGGAGAAGCACATGCCAGTTAGCTCAG atgaaatagaaaaatttggaaatgtACAGTCTACATTCTGGAGGGAATGGAAACTGAAATTGGAAGAAAGAAAGCATGTGGCTGATCATTCTAGGGTGCTGGAACAAATTATTCCTGGTGTTGACACTGCACGGTTTTTGTCTGGTGATACTGGCTACATTGAAAGTGTTGTTTATTCCTTGATTGAAAGTGTGAAAATGGAGAGGAAGCACATCTTGAAGGACTTGTTGAAATTAGCAAACATGTATAGCTTGAACCGGTCTGAG GTGCTTTTAAGGTTCCTGAGTTCTGTCCTTGTTTCTGACATATGGACCAACGATGACATCACAGCTGAGATAGCTGAAGTTAGGGGAGAAATTGTTGGCTTTGGTCAGAGAACTGTTGAAACTATTTCAATGATGGTCTATCCTGTTATTGAGGGGCACAAAAAACATCGGCTTGCTTACCTATATAGTCTGATCTCGGACTGCTGCATGCAGTTGGACGAAAAGAAAGAGTCATTGCCACTGATTCACCCAGATCAAGCAATCATAACTTCCTCTGGGTTGGCAAGGTTCTACAAGGTAATTGAGCAAGAATGCAGGaatatttcttttgtgaaagaTCTGAACTTCAAAAACATTGTCGGATTAGGTGGCTTGAATTTAGAGTGTTTCCAAGATGAAGTCTATCGGAATATTGATGAACATAGTGTGGAAGCCTTAGCTAACATGGTACAAGCTCTTGTCAGTTTGTATGCTGGCATCCCACCTGAGGGACTTATATCATGGCAGGACGTTTACAAATATTACATCCTCAGTTTGTTGATGCCATTGGTGGGTGATGAGAGAACTAATTTCACTGTCGAAAGGCCTGAAACATATCAGGGATTTATTGGTCAGGTTGAGCACAAATATGAAATGTGCAGAAAGTATATAAAACTCTTGACAGATtcagatttttttgaaataatgaagcGGTTCTTTATCGTCAGCATACCTAATACTGCAACCCGTGGAAGTTTACTGGATACCTCAGCTTGGCAAGAATGTCTAATCCTCCTCATGAACTTCTTTATCAGATTGACTGAAGATATTGAGGAAGTTTCATGCCACAAGAGATCAGGAGAGATTCTTAGGTTCAATCCAACATATTTCATGAAGTGTCTTAAAAGTTTTACGAGGCTAGTGATTGAGGATAGTGTCTCCCCAAGTCAGGGATGGGGTACCATCCTTGGTTGCATCAACTCTGATTTTATGGAGGGTGTTGCTGCCGAGTCATCAATTTTTTGCCGAGCTATGATTTTTTCAGGTTGTGGGTTTGGAGTGATTTCTGAAGTATTCTCTGAAGCAGAAGTGCTGTGCTCGTCCAGTTTGGAAGCTGAGAAAGGGATGCAAGGTCTTCCTGCTTTATATGTAAGTATATTGGAACCAATTCTACAGGGCCTAGCTAGTGAAGTCCCTGAATATCAGAATTTGTGCAATTTGTTGTCGTCTTTGAGTAAGCTGGAAGGCGATATGGAGAACCAGAAAAGGGTCAGACGCATGGTTTGGGAAAGAATGGCCGATTACTCAAATGATTTGAAGTTACCTGGCCATGTTCGAGTTTATGCTCTTGAACTTATGCAGTCAATCGTTGGTAGACCTATTAAGAGCACCTTTTCGCAGCAACAGTTAAATGTTCTACCATGGGAGGGATGGGATGAGTTGCATGATACAGGTGAAAGGAGAGTAACTAGCCCAAGTCAAGGGGTTTCTGATTATCCTGATACTTCTAATAGGTTTACAAGCACTTTGGTTGCCCTTAGATCATCACAGATAATGGCACCCATCTGCCCCAGCTTAGAGATAACTCCGGATGACCTCTTGGACATTGACACGGCAGTTTCTTGCTTCTCAAAATTATGCAGAGCAGCTGATACGGACTCCTATCTCAAAGCTCTAGTTGCTGTTTTGGCAGAGTGGGAAGGGCTTTTCGTGGTTGGAAAAGATGGCAAGAATTCTGCAGAAGTGACTGATGCAGGAAATGACTGGGAGAATGATGATTGGAATGAAGGCTGGGAAAGCTTTCAGGAAGTAGAGCCACTTAACACAGAAAACAAAGGAAGCTCTTTGTCTCTCCATCCCTTGCATGTTTGCTGGTCTGAGCTAATCCAAAGACATGTAGCTCTGTCCCTTTTTGGGGAAGTTCTACAATTCTTGGATCTGTCTCTGTCAAAACCAAATGGCATATTACTCGACGAAGATAATGCTCGGAGCTTGTGCGAGATGGTGCTGGGAAGGGACTTTCTATGGGCTTTCAAGATGATGATGTTGCTTCCTTATGGAGATTTGCAATTGAATTGTCTGGATGCAGTTGAAGAAAAACTGAAACAAGAAGGCATGACAGATGGAATAGGCAAGGATCTTGATGTCCTGATTCTTATGCTCTATTCAGGGGTCATCTCTAAGATAATTTCCGGGTCCTTGTACGACAGTTCTTTCTCTTATATCTGCTATTTGGTCGGATACTTCTCTCGTCAGTGTCAAGAAGCATGTTTGTTGAGGCTTGCACATAAAGAAACGAGCTCAAGTGAAGATGAGAGGCCATCCTTAATTGTTTTCGAAAGAATCCTCCTCCCCATCTTCATATGTGAACTTGTAAAGGCAGATCAGAAGATGCTTGCCGGATTTATTATCACCAAATACATGCACACTAATGCATCTCTTTGTCTCATCAATATCGCAGAGGCCGGTCTTCGAAGTTTTCTTGAAGGTCAGCTGAATGAACTGCATCACGGAGACTTTGATCTTAAGACAACGTTTCCTGATATAGCTCTGAGGCATGCTATTTCAAGTTTGTTGGGTAGGTTGGTTGATCTGATCCCTTCTGCATTATCTTTCCTTTCTGAACGATGA
- the LOC115732666 gene encoding phospholipase A1-Igamma1, chloroplastic, which translates to MATSSVLYNPLPVPQSTKKRSPSIARAPREIVLNPPHTSSSGQAARLAKSLLNLLHLHVEAPPGTEDLRFSRQVSSRDIDEKYSAPTKSPKEVICNKWREIHGSSDWENLLDPLHPGLRREIIKYGEFAQATYDAFDFDSFSEYCGSCRYNKRKLFDELGLNQNGYEVAEYIYAMSHVEIPRWLERSQVADTWSKDSNWIGYVAHSDDEETRRIGRRDILVAWRGTVAPSEWYEDFQRELEPIGNKDGHHARVERGFLSIYTSRSESTRYNKSSASEQAMSEIRKLVNLYRDRGEEVSLTITGHSLGGALALLNAHEASSAIPNLPTSVITFGAPRVGNSAFRDELRGNGVKTLRVVVKQDLVPKMPGLVFNESLDRFDEHITGALEWVYTHVGAELKLDVQSSPFLKHGFNLLGFHMMETYLHLVDGFLSTRSNFRADAKRDVALVNKACDMLVDELRVPHSWHQLAHKGLVCNEHGRWVKPRRDPEDIPSPIGVGHKQNFCC; encoded by the coding sequence ATGGCAACTTCCTCCGTGCTCTATAACCCACTTCCCGTCCCTCAATCCACCAAGAAGAGATCACCATCCATCGCCCGTGCCCCAAGAGAGATAGTTCTCAATCCACCACACACAAGCTCGTCGGGCCAAGCCGCTCGTCTCGCCAAATCGCTATTGAACCTCCTCCATCTTCACGTCGAAGCGCCCCCGGGAACCGAGGATCTCCGCTTCTCCAGGCAGGTTAGTTCACGCGATATCGACGAGAAATACTCCGCCCCGACAAAGTCTCCTAAGGAGGTGATATGCAATAAGTGGCGCGAAATACACGGGTCGTCGGATTGGGAGAACCTCCTCGACCCCCTCCACCCTGGGCTCCGGAGGGAGATAATCAAGTATGGGGAGTTTGCGCAGGCGACCTACGACGCGTTCGACTTCGACTCCTTCTCGGAGTACTGCGGCAGTTGTAGGTACAACAAGCGTAAGCTCTTCGACGAGCTGGGCTTGAACCAAAACGGTTACGAAGTCGCCGAGTATATTTACGCCATGTCCCACGTGGAGATCCCGAGATGGCTGGAGAGGTCCCAAGTGGCGGACACGTGGAGCAAGGACTCTAATTGGATCGGCTATGTAGCACATAGCGACGACGAGGAGACACGCCGGATCGGGCGCCGGGACATCTTGGTGGCGTGGCGGGGCACGGTGGCTCCGTCGGAGTGGTACGAGGACTTCCAAAGGGAGTTAGAGCCAATTGGGAATAAGGACGGTCATCATGCCAGGGTAGAGCGTGGGTTCCTAAGCATCTACACCTCCAGGAGCGAGTCCACGAGGTACAACAAGTCGAGCGCGTCGGAGCAAGCGATGAGCGAGATACGCAAGCTCGTGAATCTCTACAGAGATAGGGGAGAGGAAGTGAGCCTCACCATAACCGGCCATAGCCTAGGAGGCGCATTGGCTCTCCTCAATGCTCACGAGGCTTCATCCGCCATCCCAAACCTCCCCACAAGCGTCATAACCTTCGGTGCACCAAGAGTTGGGAACAGTGCATTCAGAGACGAGCTACGCGGAAACGGGGTCAAAACCCTAAGGGTAGTAGTGAAGCAAGACCTAGTCCCAAAGATGCCAGGGCTTGTCTTCAATGAAAGCTTGGATAGGTTTGATGAGCACATAACTGGGGCATTGGAGTGGGTCTACACTCATGTTGGGGCTGAATTGAAGCTGGATGTCCAGTCATCACCTTTCCTGAAACATGGGTTTAACTTGCTAGGGTTTCACATGATGGAGACTTACCTCCATCTGGTGGATGGGTTCCTCAGCACAAGGTCCAATTTTAGGGCAGATGCCAAGAGGGACGTGGCTTTGGTCAACAAGGCATGCGACATGTTGGTGGATGAGCTGAGGGTGCCTCACTCTTGGCACCAATTGGCCCACAAGGGTCTTGTGTGCAATGAGCATGGAAGATGGGTGAAGCCTAGAAGAGACCCTGAAGACATACCTTCGCCCATTGGAGTAGGACACAAGcaaaatttttgttgttga